A portion of the Vulpes vulpes isolate BD-2025 chromosome 5, VulVul3, whole genome shotgun sequence genome contains these proteins:
- the FAM111A gene encoding serine protease FAM111A — protein sequence MSPKKRRSQRIAFDEKSNMKIEHYFPQVDKNQENNSNTPEMKMGSKRDPKDITNTQAQGLKDQTVPPNKTIYITLDVSHRKHVLTHTGGDSLYGALNTLEAVKKEIKTQQGKEMLVLGTEGIEGYINLGMPLSCFPESCRVLITFAQSKSRQREGSLVSGRHGKVSPDCVKFYIHAIGKSKKRLIKRRKLHKEGCKLCVYAFKGETIRDAVCKDGRFLSFLEKENWKLIKNLDSILESTQTVDNLEGELFEVEVEKRTGSEAGAAQNLESEKRNICVVREEIVAQYPSLKKESEKVRENFKKELEHKKSKASLFKLHKVKFGKLTKNSTPVKMHKLLSHLSDSVGYLTWNNNGNRGSATCFVFSKLFILTCRHVINDIVGEGIDPSRWADIISQCARVTFSYEEPPEKEENCFLIEPLFEVSDATLDYAILKLKANEQQVPLGLYHRAATAPLSGLIYIIGHPYGEVKSSDACTVIPLDQRVGKFQDHLQVGEGEGRDYGMQYIHMYTQRSFQDIAQNPDVITYDTSFYFGASGSPVFDAKGSLVAMHTAGFASNCQTGLSHIVEFGCTMDSILLDMKKNHRQWFIEECISQEDVEMMSVED from the exons ATGAGCCCTAAGAAGCGCAGATCACAGAGGATCGCATTTGATGAGAAGAGTAATATGAAGATTGAGCACTATTTTCCTCAG GTCGATAAAAACCAAGAGAATAATTCCAATACTCCTGAAATGAAGATGGGCTCTAAAAGAGATCCAAAAGATATAACTAACACCCAGGCTCAAGGACTCAAAGACCAGACTGTGCCCCCAAATAAGACAATTTACATCACCTTAGATGTAAGCCACAGGAAACACGTGCTCACGCATACTGGAGGGGATAGCTTATATGGAGCACTCAACACCCTAGAGGCTGtcaaaaaggagataaaaactCAGCAAGGCAAAGAAATGCTAGTGCTTGGCACGGAAGGTATTGAAGGATACATAAATCTTGGAATGCCCCTCAGTTGCTTTCCTGAAAGCTGTCGTGTGCTAATCACATTTGCCCAGAGTAAAAgtaggcagagagaagggagtcTGGTATCTGGCCGGCATGGCAAGGTATCCCCTGATTGTGTCAAATTTTATATTCACGCGATTGGGAAGAGCAAGAAGAGGCTCATTAAGCGCAGGAAACTTCACAAAGAAGGGTGCAAACTCTGCGTCTACGCTTTCAAAGGAGAAACCATCAGGGACGCCGTGTGCAAGGATGGCAGGTTTCTCTCctttctggagaaagaaaactggaaactCATCAAGAACCTGGACTCCATTCTAGAAAGCACACAGACCGTTGACAACCTAGAGGGCGAGCTCTTTGAGGTGGAAGTTGAGAAAAGAACAGGCTCCGAAGCAGGAGCCGCTCAGAATTTGGAGTCCGAGAAAAGAAACATTTGCGTGGTGAGAGAAGAAATTGTGGCTCAATACCCCAGTCtgaagaaagaaagtgaaaaagtcagagaaaactTCAAGAAAGAGTTGGAACATAAAAAGAGCAAAGCGTCCTTATTTAAACTGCATAAGGTAAAGTTTGGGAAACTGACAAAAAACTCTACCCCGGTTAAAATGCACAAGCTTCTTTCCCATCTGAGTGATTCCGTGGGGTACCTGACATGGAACAACAATGGGAATAGGGGTTCTGCTACCTGCTTTGTTTTTAGTAAGTTATTCATTTTAACTTGTCGGCACGTGATAAATGACATCGTGGGCGAAGGAATTGACCCCAGTAGGTGGGCAGACATAATTAGTCAGTGCGCAAGGGTGACATTTAGTTATGAAGAGCCCCCCGAGAAAGAAGAGAACTGCTTCCTCATTGAGCCCTTGTTTGAGGTATCTGATGCAACTCTTGATTATGCCATTCTGAAACTGAAGGCAAATGAACAACAAGTGCCTTTGGGACTCTATCATAGGGCTGCAACTGCACCGCTTAGTGGCCTGATATATATCATCGGCCATCCGTATGGAGAGGTAAAGTCTAGTGACGCTTGTACTGTGATCCCTCTGGATCAGCGAGTAGGGAAATTTCAGGACCATCTTCaggttggagagggagaaggccgTGATTATGGTATGCAATATATCCATATGTACACCCAAAGAAGCTTCCAGGACATAGCTCAAAATCCGGATGTGATTACCTATGACACCTCTTTTTACTTTGGGGCTTCTGGTTCCCCGGTGTTCGATGCAAAAGGTTCACTGGTGGCCATGCACACCGCTGGCTTTGCTTCTAATTGCCAGACTGGGTTATCTCACATTGTTGAGTTTGGCTGTACTATGGACTCCATCCTTCTTGATATGAAGAAAAACCACAGACAGTGGTTTATAGAAGAATGTATAAGTCAGGAAGATGTGGAAATGATGAGTGTTGAGGATTGA